The window GAAAACCATATAAGCAAACGCAAAGAAGACAATGATGAAAGGCAGGAGTATTGGTGTGACCACTGAGTACACAAGGCCTAGGAGGAAGTACAGTTGTAATCGAGGTTCTGATACAGAAAAGTTTAATGAACCAGGGTCCATTGCCTGCTCCCTGTCATGGTCTGTCTTTACCAGAAATGTATTTTTAATGTGAAACATGACTAAAGGAACCAATCTCAGGATCTCTGCAGCAATTCCAGCCCAGCCATCAACCATTATGAAGGTAATAAAGAAAGTAGCTTTCATGGGAAGAGTTACACCAATAGTTTTTGGAATCCTGCATCGCAATAAAGTTTTAATAATTGCATCTATACTCAAGTGCAAAAGAAGAGATGTTTGCAGAGTATATCATCTGTAAATAAAGGAGCTGTTTCATATCAGCTGCAGAGCTATAATAtgttgaaggggagccttggagcaacagtAAAATTGATCCCCGGTTCGAGCCATGGAATCAACTATTGATTCTTGCATCAGGGTAGGCcgtctacatcacacccccttGGGGTGCGGCCCCTCCCCCGACGCTGCGTGAATGCAGGATGCTTCGTTCACCGAGCTTCCCTTTTTCAGAAAGTAGTAAACCTTTAAACATGTTCAGACTTCTTCTTCTAAAATGCCATTTGAATAACTCAAAAGTCAAGTATTTCAACACCACACAAAAGGCCTAATCGATCTGTCAATGTACTGTATCTGCAAGACCTTTTTTACACATCATGCAAATGGGAAATTGTCATGCGTATGCACTAAAATTGAAAATTAATCATATGCTGCTGACAGATAAAAAATTTCGGCACTGTGCTTGATCAGGTCACAAGCAGGGATCAACATTAGTTGATATAGTCTATTCAACATCCTGGAGAAGAAATTCTAGGAAGTGGTCAGCTCTTAAAAGCAAGGATTATCATTCTTTCAGGCGCTTCTCAGTAGTGATAAATAAATCCAGATGATGTAGACAATCATAGgactgattttttatttttttttttgcagccATATAATGTATTTAATCTTCTTTTCTTTACAAGCACTCCAAACAAAGACTGGCTGGCTGTCTTCCTTTTAGATGAGAAACGGAACTCACTCTGTTGGAGACTGATCGAGAAACCTCTGAAGCTGTTGAAATGCAGCACCAGTAATGATACTTCCAAAGAACACATTgacaatgacaaacaaatgaTATTTAGATGCTGATCTTCTGTCCAAAGATGAGAGCGATGTAAAGCCTTCTATTTTTGACATGATCATAAGAATCATAGGAAGAAGAATCAGAAATATCTTTAATACAATCCCGGGTAGAAAACCTTGGACAAATGATTTGACAACATCCCTGTAACAGAAATTCCAGTAGCACGGACATTAGAAATTGACTTTCAATGTACTAGAAGGTCCACAAGTGCAAATATATTCAAAATAACAGTTAAGCATTGAGTCTATTCATTGCAACATAGAAAAAGTGATTCCATACAAGATGTAGGCAAGGTAACTGCAACAAGTAATTCACATGAACATTGAAGGGGATCACTTACTAGGTGAAACAACTTAATAGTTTATACGACTTCTTTACTTCCCAGGAAACTGCACCTAATAGAAGCATTACTTATGAATCTCTGCTGTTGTAACAGAGACAAATAAATTACAAAAAGGCAGTCTTCTCCAAAGTTTAGCTCATTTGATCAACTCTAGAAGCTAATATAGAACTGGTAAAAACATTCTCAATCTCATCCAGTATATTCAGATGTTTTCTtagttctttttaaaaaaaaactataagCACACATATAGCAAATTTATCCAAGTTAGAAGTATCACTTACATTTCGATTAATGACTTCAGGAACGGAAGAACCTTTTTGATGCCATCAATGCTTGCGAATGCTTGAACGAATCCAATTGGGATCATAAAAAAGAAAGTAAGAAAGAATAAAGCAACAGCCATTAGCAGTCTCCGGACAGCAAGTTGAATATATGGTATTGAAAGATTATCCCAATAGACATCACGTGGTTCAGGAGCCCATTCTGTCAACCAAATGGTTGAGTTTCTTGATTGTTGTGTTTGAGCACATACAGCTGCTCCCCAACGAGATTTAAATGAGACAAATGCTGCAGGAACGATTGCGTTGGGATCACTTATAACCTTTTCTCTTTCTTCAGCTTCCTACATCAAAGGGGAAAGCCAATTACTGTAGTGCCATAAAAGATTTGCTATAAAATGTGTTAACTGCTTTAAGCTTTCTCCACTAGCAAAATTTACATTTAGTGACTAATCTGTTACCTCCAAAGCATCATCTTAGCAATTGAAGGGGTGAAACCAGCAAAGTCTGATGGattttagaagtagaaatcaTTTTATTCCCAGTACGTAAGTGACATGGTACTTATTTTTACGTTATTTAAGgcttaattgttgttgttacacTACATTAGATTCAGTAGTTTAGTCTTTTTAGCCTCGTTAGAGACTTGTTGAAGTGTAGGGATAAGTGTGAGGTCTAGTTAATCTCTAGGATTGGAGAACCCAAAATTGTTTAAAGACACAAATTATTTAGTAGTTGTTTTATACCGATTGAGTGATCAAATTGTAATTGCATAACAATCTCATGCTTTTAGAAGTCTTAAATGTCCTATACACAGTCCCCTATTGGCAGATTTATGTCTATAGATTCAACCAAGTGTTCATTGAAGCAGAGTGTGTTTTAGTTGCTTCTTCCATAACATACATCTGCTGTGTACATTTGCTTTATCAATGCAGCTCATTTCACAAGAAATAAAAgaatataacataaaaaataaatgagTTAGCCATATAAAATAGGCACAGGAATTAGAAGCAAGTGTAACCCATAACCCATGGTCAGAGAAACTTACTTCTTCGCCCAACTTCTCAATTTCAGTCATATAATAGTCGATGGCATCCACGGATTTTCCCCAAAGGCCCCAAAAGCCTGTCTATACATGACAAAATATGAGACTCAGTTATGAGCAGAAACTCAATGTATACATTTAACAAGAAGCAGAAACAGGAAAATGCAATTGAAACAAAGTCCCGATAAACAAAGAATAATACCTTAATTTTTGGCTTCTTCACAGGGTTCCTCTCATACTTGGTTTGGTAGTACGTAAGCCAATTACggaaactctttttcttttccaccaATTCAGCAAGCTTATTTGCATTGTAAACAACCTACAAGTAACATCAATTTAAGGTTCATCTGTTGTAGTAACTGCAAAAATACCGCAGTACATAGGAATGAAAATGGTTCTACTCCTAAATTTCTCATAATCACTAAGCTAGATAGAACACATTTTTTTCTAAATAAATGCCAGACCAAAGATACTTTGACTACGTAACCAGAGAAGAAAGAGATATGATATATCTTTGCCTGTCAAATACTGAAATACTTCATACATAAATATTCTAATACATTACAAACCTGATGTGTAAGATAATGATCTGGATGATTCACACGAAAGAAATGTTCAACATGCTCGTCCACTGATTCATCAGGATCTGGTGGGACATTTTTAACAAGGACCTA is drawn from Nicotiana tabacum cultivar K326 chromosome 22, ASM71507v2, whole genome shotgun sequence and contains these coding sequences:
- the LOC107776665 gene encoding hyperosmolality-gated Ca2+ permeable channel 1.7 isoform X1; this encodes MASVQDISVSAVINLLSALVFLLAFAIVRLQPINDRVYFPKWYLKGIRASPRSSGAFVNKFVNLDFRTYIRFLNWMPAALKMPEQELIDHAGLDSAVYIRIYLLGLKIFVPITMLSFAVLVPVNWTAGETLEHIEDLTFSNIDRLSISNVPSGSQRFWAHVMMAYVFTFWTFYILYKEYKTISTMRLHFLASENRRPDQFTVLVKNVPPDPDESVDEHVEHFFRVNHPDHYLTHQVVYNANKLAELVEKKKSFRNWLTYYQTKYERNPVKKPKIKTGFWGLWGKSVDAIDYYMTEIEKLGEEEAEEREKVISDPNAIVPAAFVSFKSRWGAAVCAQTQQSRNSTIWLTEWAPEPRDVYWDNLSIPYIQLAVRRLLMAVALFFLTFFFMIPIGFVQAFASIDGIKKVLPFLKSLIEMDVVKSFVQGFLPGIVLKIFLILLPMILMIMSKIEGFTSLSSLDRRSASKYHLFVIVNVFFGSIITGAAFQQLQRFLDQSPTEIPKTIGVTLPMKATFFITFIMVDGWAGIAAEILRLVPLVMFHIKNTFLVKTDHDREQAMDPGSLNFSVSEPRLQLYFLLGLVYSVVTPILLPFIIVFFAFAYMVFRHQIINVYDQKYESGASFWPDVNRRILIGLVISQLLLIGLLSTKDTAKSTPLLIVLIVLTIWFHKLCKGRFESVFVKFPLQDAVVKDTVERSTEPNFNLKEYLQDAYLHPVLKVVKFEVSKEIDEENPLVATKRTSQRSSKTVSNGTAEDGL
- the LOC107776665 gene encoding hyperosmolality-gated Ca2+ permeable channel 1.7 isoform X2 → MLSFAVLVPVNWTAGETLEHIEDLTFSNIDRLSISNVPSGSQRFWAHVMMAYVFTFWTFYILYKEYKTISTMRLHFLASENRRPDQFTVLVKNVPPDPDESVDEHVEHFFRVNHPDHYLTHQVVYNANKLAELVEKKKSFRNWLTYYQTKYERNPVKKPKIKTGFWGLWGKSVDAIDYYMTEIEKLGEEEAEEREKVISDPNAIVPAAFVSFKSRWGAAVCAQTQQSRNSTIWLTEWAPEPRDVYWDNLSIPYIQLAVRRLLMAVALFFLTFFFMIPIGFVQAFASIDGIKKVLPFLKSLIEMDVVKSFVQGFLPGIVLKIFLILLPMILMIMSKIEGFTSLSSLDRRSASKYHLFVIVNVFFGSIITGAAFQQLQRFLDQSPTEIPKTIGVTLPMKATFFITFIMVDGWAGIAAEILRLVPLVMFHIKNTFLVKTDHDREQAMDPGSLNFSVSEPRLQLYFLLGLVYSVVTPILLPFIIVFFAFAYMVFRHQIINVYDQKYESGASFWPDVNRRILIGLVISQLLLIGLLSTKDTAKSTPLLIVLIVLTIWFHKLCKGRFESVFVKFPLQDAVVKDTVERSTEPNFNLKEYLQDAYLHPVLKVVKFEVSKEIDEENPLVATKRTSQRSSKTVSNGTAEDGL
- the LOC107776665 gene encoding hyperosmolality-gated Ca2+ permeable channel 1.7 isoform X3, which produces MSLQDHRVVYSFRFWAHVMMAYVFTFWTFYILYKEYKTISTMRLHFLASENRRPDQFTVLVKNVPPDPDESVDEHVEHFFRVNHPDHYLTHQVVYNANKLAELVEKKKSFRNWLTYYQTKYERNPVKKPKIKTGFWGLWGKSVDAIDYYMTEIEKLGEEEAEEREKVISDPNAIVPAAFVSFKSRWGAAVCAQTQQSRNSTIWLTEWAPEPRDVYWDNLSIPYIQLAVRRLLMAVALFFLTFFFMIPIGFVQAFASIDGIKKVLPFLKSLIEMDVVKSFVQGFLPGIVLKIFLILLPMILMIMSKIEGFTSLSSLDRRSASKYHLFVIVNVFFGSIITGAAFQQLQRFLDQSPTEIPKTIGVTLPMKATFFITFIMVDGWAGIAAEILRLVPLVMFHIKNTFLVKTDHDREQAMDPGSLNFSVSEPRLQLYFLLGLVYSVVTPILLPFIIVFFAFAYMVFRHQIINVYDQKYESGASFWPDVNRRILIGLVISQLLLIGLLSTKDTAKSTPLLIVLIVLTIWFHKLCKGRFESVFVKFPLQDAVVKDTVERSTEPNFNLKEYLQDAYLHPVLKVVKFEVSKEIDEENPLVATKRTSQRSSKTVSNGTAEDGL